From the Arctopsyche grandis isolate Sample6627 chromosome 2, ASM5162203v2, whole genome shotgun sequence genome, the window ACAATGAAAAAAATGCCATCGTAGTGCATTCTGCGATCGCCTCTTCTAAAATTGCACAAAACTCATTTAAAAACaagaaacatttaaaaacattaacaTTAAGAAAGAGACGTACCTCACGAACAAATGCCCGTTTGAGTTCAACGAGGCAGTACATTGGAATTGCTGATTTTTGATCGAAACGGTCCCTTGAGTCGGATTTAaacatatttcatatgtataggCGTCATGATAAATCCTGAAAGAATCGTTGAGTCAATTTGATAATTTGATCGcaataatttcaaccaacttTACCAACCTGATGTTTTCGTTCGACGACTGGCTTATATGAACGTTGCCGACTTTCCAATTTTCATGATTGATGTTGCTTAACCAGTATTGAGATGCGTGCATAACCGACCAAGCATTATTAATAGAACCCCAGCCATAATGAGAATTGCTGAAAACGATACACAACTTTATTGCTCTTACACACAATTATTGTTCGTAACTATCTTAATCATACATAGCCAAATTTCATACAAGTAAAACGCCTTCGTAGTGAGATCATTCTCCATTAATAAAAACCAATCGAAAGTAGTTTTTGTACCGCCAGCATCCAGTAGGTATGTTACGGCGTGGTCATCCGTAGTGAAAGACACACCTTTCTTCCACATTTTTGCATATCTAAAACGTTTCGCACACGCTAGAAACAATATCTATTACTTTTTAAAACGatcatacacacatgattgGTTTTACCGAATTCCTCTTATATTAGCGGCTTGTATTTCTACTTGTGATGTGCATTCGAACACTTTTCCTTTGGGGTGTTCCATGACTGACATGGTTCCGCAAGCGGAAATTGCCACTTTTATGCCGTATTCCAAATTCGCAAGATATACTGCTCCATCGACGGTTAATTCAAGGCTGAAATTGTCattgtataataattagaaTAGAAACGGTGAGTACTAAGAAAAGTGATTGAGATGACTCACATGTGTCCCTTCAAAAGTATAAATATTGTTCCTTGTTCTGAGATCTGTATTCCCGGCAcctatttgaattcaatatacaattaatttagTACAATTCATGTGTAATATTGATACTTATATTATTTGCATACTATGGTGCATATTCCTTCGTCGTACGACATTCTATGATAGATCCTTAAACGTTGAAACCAGAATGAATTATTGAATatctgtttttattataatcatgaaaagccggtttttaattatttttttaattttaattgaaattgttcTATTTATATCTACAATATACGAGTAGGATTCGATCCGTGAAAGAACTTGTGGCAATGATAGCTAATGACTCGTTCAGTGCTGATAAGTCACGTTAAGTTAAAGAAATTTGTGACGACGTTTAACAAAGTACAAACTATAACCATCAAAGTTGCCAGTCATTCGGATTTTGACGGGAATGTCCCGATTTAGTAACCAGTCCCGCGTTCCGAAATGCAGTCTGTAAATCCTGGTTTAcaaagaattttttaaaatctaaCTAATGGGTACATCGATACAAAATACGTAGCTGCAAACATCGTATGCATCGTTTCCGCAATCCTAGGATTCCCCCACAAGTACATACATGGATATGTGAGAAATGgataattgaattattagtcacaaagacaatttttgccattaaaatcgcgaatacacaatattcggcactcaagttctcgttagtatgatggacttttcggctgccagatgttccgtcataaacattttagtgactttgtgaccagtaatcaccgagacgAGAAATGATGGATACAGAGCCAAAAAGCTAAGAAAACATTTTAAACTTTTCAATTCTCccacttaaatacaaaaacagaaagaatttttactttaaaaacgaTGGCAAGACGGAATTTTAAGGTGTCATATAAAGAGTTGGgtgaaattttaaagaaaaataagattcaaattaattttaaatgcttgTGCGATGACGAGTAATTTCATCGAGCGTTAtctctataaatataatacattaataatgaaataatattcacTGAATTAATAAAATCACATACTATAAAAGTTATAATCGCCCAGGCTGGAAATTGAATCTTTGGCTGTCGAATACATTACATATGCTGTCGGTTTTTCCCCgaacatgtatttacatatatgtacactcattcaaatggttcggtgattattattggtcacaaagttattaaaatctctataacggaacatctttcagccgaaaagtccatcgtactaacgataactatcatactaacccGTGTAAGTATATACGCGAGAAGGGGCTTTCAACACAAGAAATAGTAAAAATAGGATTCGTTCgtttcataaattaaaacaaaatagtgAATCAATATCTATGCTGCAAATAACTTGCGAGCGTACGACAGGACAAgatgtttataataaaattatgtttcttcatatttagaacaatttaaaatatcataggagttacatatgtatgtgtacggaTGTTGCTCCGTCAATGGTTAGGGTTATTTAAAGTATTTGTTACCCTTGGTCTCTTGCAAAGACAAGAAGCCCTAATATTATATCTTcgcacagttttttttttattaaatagagaATCatctagttaaaaaaaaaaccagcagcACTGAAACTTATACTagataaatttcatcaaatcgaGACCGttaaaaacacacatttttaaaaaattatggaaGTTATGGAAGTAGTTATGGAAGCTACATAAGTACAAATGTTTGCCTTTTCACACTCGAGTCAGGTGGTAGGGGTAAAGTTGTATGCCTTCATAAAACTTTGAATGAATTGTTTATCTTTTTCCGAAATTAAGGTATGAATGCTTTTGTAAAATATCTACAGAATAATGATTAGTGTGCtaaaattgcatatttattaggtatttttaatttctttaataacgTTAGCACAAGCGTTCAAAAGtcctgttctttttattaataaataaaaactatgaaaaaatacgcgttttcttgaatacacatactattacgtaCAAATTGGTAGATTtcccgttttgaggacaaaaataaatcGTCACATTAATCATATCTGCATACATAGATAACGTTTATACATACAAACTGCTTCTTTTggaaatacaatataaacattgaaattGTTCATAATTTATACCATCTCCTACTCGTCCCCTACgagcagacatcgtttatggcccgtgcgaattcctccctatcatgggcaagccgaaacaatttttcgagtccgagtcccatccatgacctgaatTTGGGTCTCTGGACTTGACCCAGCCGGGTAGCATCGGCCAACATATGACTTAAAAACCCGGATTCTGGGtacgtatttaaaatttcgatggttaacgtaaaaattcaaaatgagttTCAGTCGATACgttgaaaatatccaaatatgtgttatttatgtacatgattcatatatgtacatatgtatgaccttTATTTGCTCGAGAACTTGATTTTATGACCTCTGAGCAAACTGGGAGCGATGGAAAGGTACCGAAAGCAATATAGCGTATGTACTGAAATTtggctaaatttagaatttcaccCGTATACAGTGTACACATTTGCCTcttcgaaagcgaagtaagctttcgatttttattattatgtagaaTTTTGCCTTAGACTACTCAGACAATCGTTTCAACATTATCATATCTGATTTCGTTAACGGtaagtactttattttaattatttcttgtaattctcttaaaaaaatcagtttcatTCTTGACCGAAAATAAGTATATgtagttttcattatattttttggaaaaCTACAAAAtcctataataataatgatagtaaTAAAGGGACACAAAATCACATATTTGCTAAATGTGCCGATAATATTGTATTCCTCTAgcgagatacatatgtatatctaatgtgaccatttatttttgtcctcaaaacgggacatctaccaatttttacatatgtgtatacaagaaaacgcgtattttttcatagttttttttattaataaaaagaacaggaatgttgatgaagaatgtttttctgatgaacaaattttcttaagtattactgggtttgcttttaaataagaatgaaattcttggcaggatttcttaaaattgattttattaacaACATCGCTTTAAGAACTGCGACTTGCAATTGCGTATTCATCTGTGAAAAGACTCTTTCTACGGCTGCATTAGTTCCGGGCAggcataaaatgtattcaacaatatgtatatatatatatatatatatatatatatatatatatatatatatatatatatatatatatatatatatatatatatatataataattcaataaatatactcaCTAACGTGTATTTTTagcgtatattattttaaaaatttcaattaaaattaaaattttttatttaaataaataataaaaactagctTTTGTTTTCCTGTTTTTATCGAGCGTAACTCTTGTGGTGAAACATTATAAAggtaaatttatacaatatatgtattccaaTATAAAAACAGtgtaaatttatacaatataaaacagacattcaataaTTCATTCTGGTTTCAACGTTTCAAGGATCTATCATTCAATGTCGCGCGACGGAAGAATATGCACCGTATTCAAAGAATATGCAAATAAGTATCAATACTTTTTTACACATGAATTGTActaaattaattgtatattgAATTCTATTAGGTGCCGGGAGTCCAAGTCTCACAACACGgaacaatatttttacttttgaaagGACACATGTGAGTCATCTCAATCAATTTTCTTTGTGCTCACCGTATTTAGACTAATTATACGATGACAATTTCAGACTTGAATTAACCATCGATGGAGGAGTGTATCTAGTGAATTTGGAATACGGCATAAAAGTGGCAATTTCCGCTTGCGGAACCATGTCAGCCATGGAACATCCCAAAGGAAAAGTTTTCGAATACACATCGAAAGTAGAAATACAAGCTGCTAACAAAAGAGGCATTAGGTAAAACCAATCATGTGTGTATGGTCGTTTTAAAAAGTAATAGATATTGTTTCTAGCGTGTGCGAAACGTTTTAGATATGCAAAAATGTGGAAGAAAGGCGTGTCTTTCACTACCGATGACCGCGCCGTAACATTCTTACTGGATGCTGGTGGTCCAAAAACCACTGTGGATTGGTTTTTATTAATGGAGGACGATCTCAATTCGAAAGcattttatttgtatgaaattcagCTATGTATGATCAAAATAGTTGAGAACATTAATAACGTTGTGTATCGTTTCCAGCAATTCTCAATATGGCAGGGGTTCCGTTAGTGACGCTGTGTCGCTTATGCACGGATCTCAATACTGGTTCAATGATTTCGATCAGGAAAATTGGAAAGTCGGCAACGTTCGTATAAGCCAGTCGTCGAATGGAAGCATCAGGTTGGTAAAATCGGTCGAAATTGTTGCGATGAAATTATCAAATTTACTCTATGTACGATTCTTTTAGGATTTATCACGACGCCcatacgtataaaatatgtttaaatccGACTCAAGGGGCCGTTTCGATCAAAAATCCACAATTTCAATGTACTGCCTCGTTGATCTCAAACGGGCATTTGTTCGTGAGGTACGTCTCTTTCTTAAAATGTTAATGGTTTGAGATGTTTCTAGTTTGTAAATGAGTTTTGTCCAATTTTAGAAAAGGCGATCGCAGAATGCACTACGATGGAAATTTATTCGTTGTGCGAAATGGTGGTCAATCAGCTGCCATCGATGAAAATAATCAGTTGAAACTATATTAAACtcatttttacttaatttgaatactagatttttttaatcaattaatatgttaaattacaaagtgactgtacatatataatatatataatataatataaggtttgttcattttaaattttggtaCTCAATACACAAATCTTGTTGTAaatctatatttaaatatatgaattggtaaaaaacatgatttttttattattaattctttAATGCTCATACCACATGTGAGCATATTGGTTTCGACGGAGAACTTATGTAGGTAGGTGCCAACAGTATGTACCTTGCCATATTGCTTGTCCCACTATCAATTTTTcggttttggtaaaaaaaatgagagtattttattaaataaaacaaagaaatatgttaatatgtattataaatttgaggATACACTTGATAACACTCTTTTGAGGATACACCATAGATGTAGAAGATGTTATTCTACGTCTATGGGATACACTCGATGCATTTCttgcataatgaaaaaaaagggtctgattttttttatatggtcACGAGAAGTCACACAATAAATTAAGGAGTAATgtgtgtatacaaaaaaaaagcattcagtTGACAAGGTTGCTCTCAAATGGTTGCTCTCATCGATTATATTAagtattattaatttcatatatgtttcatgttcattttaaatgaacctatgtatatatttacagtatttacatattcatatattaataaaataatatgttaaaCACAGAGAAACTGCAGGTCGTTGAAATGTGCGCCATTTTAACGAAACTAAGGCCGAAGCGAGTCGAGAATATTGACTTGGCAATAAAGAATGTTATTTATTACCGAGCCGCTTTCGAGCATtccgaaaaaataaaacaatttgcgTCTGGATTTCTTTCAGTACAACGCAAAAATAAGTACCACGTTTCAAAGTTTTGATGTGGTTTGTAATAAAACTGCCGAGTTAATTATGTACTtagttttaattagatttttatagACAAAGAGGTTTTTTGCGTAAAGGGCTCTAAAATATAGTGCTCTCAATATTGATTGCAGCTAATTGATACTgaatgcatttacatatgtgtatgtacatacatacatacatacagccagcagcgtggctcggtcgttaagcttctgcttaacactgagaggcgccgagttcgatcccttgagctgacctcgattgaaaaaaaaaatttctgagtctgtaatgctgctggtcagaccaggatttgtgactcctggttgatcgtttcctatcagagtttgc encodes:
- the LOC143922265 gene encoding uncharacterized protein LOC143922265, coding for MERISPVYSVHICLFESEVPGVQVSQHGTIFLLLKGHILELTIDGGVYLVNLEYGIKVAISACGTMSAMEHPKGKVFEYTSKVEIQAANKRGIRYAKMWKKGVSFTTDDRAVTFLLDAGGPKTTVDWFLLMEDDLNSKAFYFNSQYGRGSVSDAVSLMHGSQYWFNDFDQENWKVGNVRISQSSNGSIRIYHDAHTYKICLNPTQGAVSIKNPQFQCTASLISNGHLFVRKGDRRMHYDGNLFVVRNGGQSAAIDENNQLKLY
- the LOC143922534 gene encoding uncharacterized protein LOC143922534, which encodes MSYDEGICTIVPGIQISEQGTIFILLKGHILELTVDGAVYLANLEYGIKVAISACGTMSVMEHPKGKVFECTSQVEIQAANIRGIRYAKMWKKGVSFTTDDHAVTYLLDAGGTKTTFDWFLLMENDLTTKAFYFNSHYGWGSINNAWSVMHASQYWLSNINHENWKVGNVHISQSSNENIRIYHDAYTYEICLNPTQGTVSIKNQQFQCTASLNSNGHLFVRRGDRRMHYDGIFFIVRNGGQSAAIDPNNQLTLY